A region of the Cricetulus griseus strain 17A/GY chromosome 7, alternate assembly CriGri-PICRH-1.0, whole genome shotgun sequence genome:
GGCTGTGACAATTGCCTAATGACGAAAGTCAAGAACAATGATAATCACAAGCAAGACCAGCTGAGTATTCAGACCGGCAGCTGTCTGAGAGCCGGAGGTGTGTCTGTGGGTTTGAGTACCAATGTAGTCAATGTTCCAAGGATTGGAGGGGTGGCTGGGGTTTGCCTTCTGAGAGACGAGATCAAATCCAGACCTATAGCAGCAGGAATTAGTGACACTCAAACCCCtgatgagagaggagagacaggaatCTGGCACAGGTCTCCCTTCTGACAATATACTTTTAAACCACCAGATGCCTTCCACATGTCAAACCTCAGCTGACAGAGCAGCATTCTGAGCCATCCCTGGGGACTGCTGGTCAACAGTCACAGTTGACAGTACTGCTGGCTCGGACCCCACAGCAGAAGTGGTGCCATggcttaaatattttatagcttTTTAGTCTTATTGGCTAAGTCTGAATGGAAGATGGACAAAATAAAGTTACTGCCTCAAGGCTTATGAACCTAATTTATCTGGGCCAGAGAGCCTTGCTAGACACTCCTGGCCTGGTGGCTCTAAAGCTGTGAAAGGGTGATGTATGGAAAGCCCTGTGCTTGGCACATAGAAAACACATCTGCTGTTGGTATACCTATGGCTGTAGACATTGATCTGAGGCAGAATCTCAGGTATCCCAGGCctgcctggaactctttatgtagccaaGGGAGAGCTCAAACGCCTGATCATTTTGCTTCTTCCCCAAGgataggattacaggcctgtgctaccatgcCCGTCAGGTTATTTTGGATAAATTATTGTTCATTTTGTGAGGCTCACTGTCTGATCAGTTAACAGTGTTTCTTCTGGGCACATGTGGAATGCTGAACATTGTGCAAGAAATTATCCCACAGATGACATGCAATAGGGGATGCCtatcattctgtgtgtgtgtgtgtgtgtgtgtgtgtgtgtgtgtgtgtgtgtaggccagaggacagccttgggagCTGACCAactattttttggtttggttttgtctgtttttgagacagagtctctcactggcttggaactcatcaAGCAGGCCagtctggctggccagaaagtccCAGCGATCCTCCTGTCTCGGCCTCCAAAATCTCAGTAGACACTGCCACTCTGTGGCTTTTTAACATGCATTCTGGGGGGCACACTCTGGTCCTCATGCATTGAAGaccactttactaactgagctatctcctcagtccTTAGTTGCTTTGtgtatggctgtgataaaatgctggGCAAAGGCAAGCAAGGTCTGCTTTGGTTCACTGTCTGCGGGTGGCCGTCATATAGGGATGCATGAGGTAGCAGGTCACAGTGTGTCCACAGCAGAAACGGGGAGAGACAATGGCAATGCTCATCCCACTTCTCCTGTGTTCTGTTCAGGACCCTTGCCTACCCACATTCAGAGCGACCCTTCCCTCTTCAGCTAAATCTGGAACCCCCCCCTTGCAGGACATGCCCAGAACTGTGTCTCCTAGATGGCTCTAAATGCTATCAAGCTGACAATGAAGCTTAAGCACCACACCACATGATTAAAATTGGGATTCTGTGACTCAAGGAACAAAGGGATGTCACTGGCTAAAGGCTACAATGCAAGCTCTAGCTAGGGGAACAACTTGTCCTGATTTCCTCAGAACTGTCCCTGTTTTAAAAGTCAGAGTCTCAGACCCTGGAATCGCTAGTTCtgagaaaaccacatgatcagcCATTTTAACTGTACTTTAACCAAAACCTCCGGATTTATTCTTTTGGAGGTGAGACCTAGACCTGAACAATATTTAACACTCTCCCAAGATGATTCCGATGTGCCCCAGAGTTTAAGGATCTCTGGGATTACATTTCCATTAGGACACTCAAGGTTTACATGCACATACCCGGTTAATGTCAGTGCAGGAGAGAAACATGGAAGAAGAGATGTAGGTACAACCTAACACTAGGAATGCCCCCAGAGTCTGATTGAACCCCCAAGGCTAGTGTGGCCTGGGATCTTTGGATTTCACCCCCAGTTTACTTCTTGTCCCTGTTGCCAGAAAGGACACACTAACTCAGAGTCCCCTCCTGTGGATGGTTTGACACCTTCCAGCCATTCCTTTCAGAGCCGCACATCACAGCCTGTGATGTCGAGATACAGAGTCCATTGTCATGATAGATTGAAAATCCCCACAGAATAGAAGCCCCATTCAGGCTCGGCTGTATTTGGAAGAGTCAATAGACATATGAACGAATGAGGAGGctgtacttttcttctttttttgagacagggttttcatTTAGTTTGTTTGGACTGACCTTTAATCCAGTATGTAACGGAAGGACCTTAAACTTCTGAGTCTCTGGTTTCTGCCTTCTGTACTCCTGAACATGCAAAGATGAACTCTGACTACCAGGGAACCCAGACAAACCCTTAAAAGAGCCAAGGGCCAAGCTCCTTCCCCAGACACTAGAAGACTGTATCCATCTCCCTGGTCCAGGCCCAGGCGGTGGGAGCTGTGCGTGCGCAGCAGTACCTGGTAACTTTCCTACATTCGGGCTCGTTACTCATCATTAGGAGTCCCGTGTCTGGAGTTTTCCAGGTTATCAAAGCTGCTCCATCTGGGCTGGCCAGCAGGCCCAGATTCCTGTCACCAGTCACCTCCTGCTTTGCCAAGCAAATAGTTGAGTAACCCAGGAAGAgggtatttgtttttaaactcacATAATTCAGCCTGACACCCAACACGGAAGCGGTAGTTCTGGCTCCCCCCGGAAGCTGATCCTGGGGGCAGGACTGCCGACTTGCTTTCTTTGCAGTGGAGTTAGTTTGGAGTGGGTGGGTGTCCCTCCCCTTTACTCCCCCGGGAAGAGCTGGGAGTGGGCAGAGCCGGCTGGGTGCGGTCCCACTCACCTCCTCCTCCAACTCTGCAGAAATATGCTTTCGGTCACACCCCTGAGGTTGCTTCTCCAGACCCTGAAGACCTTgtggggctttttcttttttttgtcacAGGTCTATGGTGGAGCTCAGAATCCAACTTGCCTCTGCAGCCCTAGATTGCTCAGTGCTCCAAAGTCCACAAGATTGTCCAGAAAGTGGCGCAGGCTGAATTCGGGTCAGATTCGGCCCGGGATGCtcctggacatttttttttttttttgacatttcagTACTAACCATGAGCACCCTCAATGATGGAAAAGCAGATTTAGACAATGGTTTAAACAATGTGCAAACGTGGCATTTCCTGATTAAGAAGTTTGTGTGAAAACCCTGACctaaaaaaattgatttttttctgatttttcacaAAAAAAGTTTGCTCATTCTTGCCCTAAATGATGCAGGCTCTTCCACTCTTTCTTAGCAGAGAACAAAGACTGAAGACGAAGACTCCTGGGAAACTGAAATGTCTTTAAGACTTTTCTCACCCATGGAGGAAAGGACAGGAAgcccacaagttcaaggcctgcctgggctacatagtgagttcaagactagcccaGTTACTagggtgagatcctgtctcaaaataaaaaattagagatgggaaggagaagagtgtgactagggagatggttcagctggcaaaatgcttgccttgcaagcctgagaACCTAGTTCAAACCTAAgcatctatgaaaaaaaaaaaaaaaaaaagctgaggagacagagataggcagattcctggagctcactggtagCCTACATAGTCTCcttggccagtgagagaccctgcagtCCCAAAACAAAGTgggcagctcctgaggaatgatgcCAGTCCCCTGGCCCCCAACAGGCACTCATGTACATTTCTACATGTAACCATCTacccatgagagagagagagagagagagagagagagagagagagagggggagggagggagggaggactggGGAATACTGATCTGTGGCATGTGTGAgatcctgagtttaatccccattgctaaggctggagaaatggctcagtgattaagagcacttactagtcttccagaggacctgggttcaattcccagctcccaaatgacaactcacaattgtctgtaatttcagttctaggggatccaacagcctcttctggcctccacgagcACCAGGTACCCACTAGGGAAgggcacagacatacatccaggtaaaacacttatacacataaatgataaaaaataaagaaaaatttaaaactaccCAGTGCTGCATTAAAAATCAATATCAGTCATTAGTTTCACAAGTGTCTTAAGAAAATCAGTATAGAAAATGGGGATAGAATATAGCTCCCAATACTGGCAGCTGATGTCACACATTCCCAGCATGCTCATGAAGTAGACATGCTGGTCTGTGGATTTGCTACAGCTCTCTTCTGAACAGACCTTCTTGCCCAGGCGTCTGTGCCCCAGAGGAAGCTGCATCTCAGACATCATTGCCCCCAGGCTTCAGCAGGGCCCTTCTGGCAGCCCTACCTTCCCGGGTTGGAGAAGGGCCAGCTCCAAGCTGGTCTGGCCTGCACTACTTCTGTCCAAGGCAGGCTCTTGTGTGTTCAGAGCCAACTCTCACCAGcgtgttttacatattttaattaaagtacCGCCCTGGGCTGGCAGGGCCTCTGATAGATGGCTGCAATCCGAGGTGCAGGGTTGCAGTGGTGTGAAACATGGCATCCGAGGACTCACTGGTGAATGCGTTGGCTCACACCTCTGGAGGCAGGGCCGCTCCCTTCTGTGAGGAGGCAAGCTTCAGGCAGGTGCCAGTCATATCCCAGAGGCAGCTCAGGCAGGGCTCAGAGACAGGGAAACAGACTGTAGAAATGTACCATGGGTGGGTTCTGAGGACCAGCTGGCTGGTGGGCTCCGGAAGAGTCCGATTCTTGCAGAAACACAGCCCTGTGGACACTCCTTAGCAGTGTCAAATTATGACAAATGGCATGGCTGAAAGTTGCTGGGTGGCAGCTGCCGCATCTCAGAGGGAAGCAGGTATTTTTAGCACCGTGCCTTGGGGGTTCTGGCGCTGGGTTAATTAATCATGGTGAACAGCACCAAGTTTTATTCTTCATCCtcaaccccgcccccccccccccccccgcccgtcTCTGGTCTTGTTCTCACTGGTATCCAGTCTGGGATACCAGCTGCAGAGTTGGAAACTGCCCAGAGTGGCAGCAGCCTCACCTGGCCCTCACACACCCAGCATGAGGGAAACCCTCTTCCGCCTCTTCCCAGCTGGGCCTGCCCCCTCCCTCATTGCTGCCACCTGCGGCTTCTGCTTACCTCCAGGTACACAGAAAGATCCAGGTTTCCTTTGGTTCTTCCAGCCCATTTCCTGCCCCACACCCATCCCCTAGAACATTATCTCCAGCTCTCAGCCTTCACGTCTCATCATTCTCAAAGCCTCACTTCACAAACCCCTCATTCTGCTGAGCCCAAGGCTTCCTACAACTTGATGCTTTCCTTCATGGACCTGGGGCCAGCCTCTGGCCTTATGAGTTGATTGTTTACTTCACAGTCCTCTTGCAGTGAAATAAATGCTGGCTGTCCCAGAGCAGGACCTTCTAcaaattgttctttcttttgaaCAGCTATTGCCTAGCTCATAGAACATAGGGCAGGCATGCAATGGATTGTGTcaagtatatgtatgtatgggtaGAAAACTAGGTAGATGGATTGGGGGGGGATAGATGAGTGATGACCAGGTGGGTAGCTGGATgggtgtgtaggggaagctgtagccatgcctacttaggggctggctacaggtgtgcctgaccacgcttgcaagggcgtggtcaggatgacatagtgtgactgcattttctcttttggtttcacttttgggctgccacgccggctggctaggttgttctgtaagtaaggcttttccctattaaatacccttatatttccacttggctccgtattggtaatttcccactatgtgggtgggtgaatggatgggtgggtgaaaGCCTGTCTGGAAAAGGTGTTTGTATAGTGACCTCTCTTAGGCCCTTGTAACCATCATGAGAGGCACAGGGccaggggattctgggaaaagaaTTGCTAGAATCCACAGCTATCCCCTCTTCTAGAAATAGCTGCTCATATGCTCTTTGGGACTATGACCTATTGCTCTGAAATCCATTTCCccagcatttttttaaacttggggATGAGGAGAGATAGCCACAGCCTGAAAGTTGACTAAGAAGTTCAtctgatgggggctggagagatggctcttctagcagacccaggttcaattcccagcacccacatggcagctcacaactgtaactccagttccaggggacctgacatcttcacactaatgcacataaaataaaattaaataaattagatTAAAATTCATCTGAGGATTAAGCAAGGTCTTTTCTTAACATTACACCCACTCTTTGTGGAAGACAGAGCTGGCTGCCTGACctcctctttgtttgtttgattacaAATCCCCAATTGGTTCTGATATTGGGAGGCCTGTGTATCAGGGGAACTGGCTTGAGTCCAGTCCAGGAAGAGAAGAATGACGGTGTGAGCCAATTTTGGGTCAGAAATCAACTATGGCTGTGTTAGAGCCAACTGTGGATTAGAAATGGCTGGGAATGCCTTTCTAACAGGACACAAGGAGCTTCTGGTTTCTTAGGGTTCTGTGACTTGACTAAGAAGTGACGGGAGAGATGGGACTGGGTGTCTCCTCTAGTTCCCCAAAGGAAGGacatggaggagggggagggaagctGTGTGGTTTCCATTCCTGAGGTGTCCAGGTCAAGAAGAAATGGTTTTCAGACCTCAAGTCACACATTATGCTCAAACTCAGTAGCCTTTAAGGCATGCCATCTACAAGCCTTGCCCCTTTCTGACTGAACTGGACTCTCAGGGGGTGAGGCCTGGTCTCTGTGAAGTTGCTACATCTCTGATGTCTCCCTGTCATCTTGAGTCACAGGGAAGCTGTGACAAGCTGAAAGAGACTGGGGCTAGGGGTCCTCCTGACAATGGGATTCAAGGTCATGCATGCTTTGCTAGGTCTAAATTCCTTTCTCTTGATACCTTGAAGGGAATAGATAGATCAGCAGTCCTAATTCCTAAGACATATAGGAGGGTAGGTGGCATGCAAAGCCAGGCCTGACTGTGGAACTTCCTGGCACAGGGGAACTCTCAGAACTTACATATTCAGTGTGAGTCACTGTCCGAAGGCTCAGGAGGCCATAGACGTGGTGACAGCCCCAGCTCTCAGTTTTCTGTCGCTCGTAGGATAAGGGGAACCCCTCTGGTTCTGAGAAGCAAACTGGAGCCTCAGTCAAAAGCACCAGaggaattgagaaaatgctcccagtGTTCACCTCTTCCGCCATTCCCTGTGTGAAACAAAGAGGCAAAGAACGAGcgaggaggtggagagggagaggaaggacagCAGAGGATGAGACTGGAAGGGACACATTTTTGTCCTTCTTTTCACTAATCCGGGAAACATTATTTATTGAACCCAGTGTGTGTCTAACACGCACCCCTAATTAACTACACTACAGATTCCATGCTGTTTCCATTAAACCCCTGACCACCACCCATTCTTTGGTGGAATTCTGAGGCTGCGGTTTCTGTGAAGGCCAGTAGGTGTCAATGTGTCAGCAGAAAAGCCAGGGGTGCCTTGCGTTTGAGAGCCACCTATAGAAATTCCATTTCTTCCAGTTATCTGAGTGCCATTGTGTGCAGGGCAGCAGGCAGAATACCTGATTGTGAACAGCTCCAGGAATACATGGTCTCTGTTTGCTGGAGTTTACTGTGCCTAAGGATCCTGGAAGAACCAGGTAACAGTCGTTAGTGACAGAAGGAGGGGGAGGCTATGGAAGGCtatgtgggtgggggggggctttGAACACTGGAGTCAGCAGAGAAGCCTTCTCCCACCTCAGAGCAGGGAGGTGGCTGATCTGGGGGCCATAGAGAAGCTCCCAGCTCAGGCCCTACTGACTCCTAGAAAAGTAGGTACTTTTCCCATCAACATTCCTCCTCAGTAATTGGAGTTTCTTGAAATTCAAAATCCCACCTTCATTTATCTACAACTGTCCCTGCAATATGCCCTCTCAGACGACTGCACGAGGCCACTAGGTATTCTACCTGCATCTCAGAGAAGGCAGCAGCCCTCATTGTGGGGCCTGTGGTGCTAGAGCCGGCTTATCCAGGCTCAGGAGGGTTCATTTGGTTCCTGGAGACAGCAAGTTGGTAGCTTGAAAATTATCCATGCTGGGAGTATTTACACGATGGAAATTGGCAGCATCTGCCCATcagagatttatttttctctcccagaGAGCTGTATGCCACTGCTCTCAGAAACTCCGGAAAGGAAACAGGCTCAAGGGAAAGGTGTTCTCTTAATGAGACATCGCTTCCAAGGGGTGAAGCCGGGACTCCAGTGCAGGAGGGTGGGTGATGGGTGCTCAGAGATGAGAGACCTAACAGCCTTTGAGGTCACTTGGATGTGAAGGAGTCTAACTTGATCCCAGGAGGCTTAACCTGTGTTGTTCTGCAGTGACAAATAAAATACCAGACGCTGAGAAatctacaaaacaacaacaaatgaattTACTTCTTTAGAATTCCATAACCTGAGACATCCAGGACCACGGTGCTGGTGTCTGGTGAGGACCTTCATGCTGTACATCCCATGTGGAAGGCACCCATGGCAGAAAGgcaaagatgggaggagacacCAAAAGGGGCCAAGCAGAAATTTTATGATAAGGGACCTAGTCTAGAGATGGCAACATCCATCTCCGACATGCTGTTCCCTAAAGCCCCCACTTCTCAATACTGATAGGATGACAGAGTTTCAAAATGAATTGGGAGGGGACAGACACTCAGACTATGGCACTAGACGCTGCTATGGCTGCTGCCCCAGGTAGGGTCATTTGTAGGACAGCACAGCAGGAAACAGCTTGGGTAAAAAGGTAATTTATCTAGTGCTAGATGGATTGTCTTTGAGGCTGGTTGTTGGGGAGATGGTTATGTTTGGAGCCCTGGAGGGGGGGTCTGGGCAAGAGGTTGCAATTTGCAAAGGCAGAGGTTTGCTCTTGACTGAGCCACATGTGGTTAGAAACTATagtatgttatgataaatcttcccACCAAAatccgcctgagccccactgccacgtgtgagctttatgccagccgcccgcctgagttaggcccaaatgaatacacagaaacttatattaggtacaatgctgcttggccaatgactaggacttctcatctgctagctcagtcttagttatcataaatctatatatgttataagacttatcggactccttattggcatccctccttgccagtggctcatatcctgccactggaggaggcaaacgggaaaaGAGGgaggcttcctgtttctccttctttaaatatgagtcttcttactatgtcacttcctgcctggatcaccacttctctactacatttcccagaatcctctttgactcctagtcctgcctaacttactgtctcattggccaaacagtattttatttaacaatcaataagataaacatacacggaagtacttcccccatcaatagtAACCAGGCAAAACCACAAGATTTACCCCTATACATTGTCCCCCTTTCTTATTTGCCACTATCCAGGTATATTGAAGAGCATGCACTTATTCATACTTGTTCCTTAGTTCCAGAACCCAGCGAGCACCCGGGAAGCTTTTAGTGAATAAATACGAATGGCTCATTTTTATCCGACAGGTATTTCAGTGGACCACACTTCAAAAGCAAGCACATTTACCACAAGAAGCTCATCTAAGCATTCTAGCACCGTTGAAGGAATATGCATTTGAGATTGGAATACTCCTTTAGCATCTTAGAGCTTGTGGTGGATCATCCATCATCTCTTATGATGACCTTGTCTTACTGGCGAGGCTGCATGAAGCCCAGATACCAGGCCATAAAACCACCCATGCTCCTTGTGAGGTAGGGGGCTGCTCAGTCTCGGCAGTCTGTGAACCTGACCTGGCCTGCCTTGTCTTGGCCAGTTTTTTAAACTCTCTGGGATTTGGCTTGCCCTTGGGATTATAGGAACACGTGTACTCTGGTTCtgaaaggaggggaagagaagctTCACCTCAGGAGACTTGGGAAGGGCAGGTAAAACTGTAGGCTATCAACCAAGGAAGTTGCAATATGCAACGTAGTGAACTGGCTCAGTTCCTTCTGATTGGCTGAAGGGTCTTGATGTCACAATGAGATGGGTCTATCCACTCCAAAAGATAGTGCCTCTAGCTCCCAAATCAGTTGGTTTCTTGGCTTCCTCTCTGTAGGAGGAGATGATGGAAGCCCTCTTTCAGGCAGAGTCCATTCTTATGAAGGTGAATACCTTACAGGGCAAGAAGATGGTGGAGAACGGGCTCCAGTCTGGGGACCTTTCCCTGTCTCCGTCAtggccctcctgcctccctctgcctgccGACTTGGAGATCCTGCGGCAGAAAGTGACCACGGTGCAAAGGGAGCTGGAGGACTTCAAGAAGGAGGCTCTGAAGGCCATCGGTTACCTGGAGGAGGCCTTCTGCGAGATGAACGGCGTCCTGGCACAGCAGGGGGAGCAGGCTGCGCGAGTGAAGCAGCGATTGAGGGAGGAGGAGGACCGTGGCGTCGTTCGCAACAAGGTGCTCACCTTTCTCCTGCCCCGGGAGAAGCAGCTTCGCGAACACTGCCAGCGTCTGGAGAAGATGCTGGTCATGATCCACGAACCGCTGCTAGTCACGAGCAGGAAGAGCCAGGCAGACTGAACGGCCTGCACGTGCGCCTGTGCTGCCGGGCAACTggaagattgttttatttttatggaagGACAAACGCTAAGTTCCCATTTATTCCCCTTTCCCTATTTTTATTGCTTTCCTGCTACCAAAATAACACCatgcagagagggaaaaaaaaaaaaaaagacctcaatATGGTTTTTTGGGTGAAGTTCCATTTATCCAGCCTCGTCAAGGAAGGAGGCCCAGACACTAAGTCAGACCTGTAACCTTCACCTCGAACTGTTTCCTGTTTGTAATGGTACAGTTGCTTGGATGtgtagcatttatttttcttgtatattcTTAAAACCAGTTGTGTTGAACAGATTTACCTTTCTTTTAATGACTCCAGGCTTTTGTGATTTATGACTTAACCATTGGTTTACGGAGTCCGGTCAATGTGTGATCTACACGGAGACAGGCCAGGGGCTT
Encoded here:
- the Ccdc182 gene encoding coiled-coil domain-containing protein 182 — translated: MEALFQAESILMKVNTLQGKKMVENGLQSGDLSLSPSWPSCLPLPADLEILRQKVTTVQRELEDFKKEALKAIGYLEEAFCEMNGVLAQQGEQAARVKQRLREEEDRGVVRNKVLTFLLPREKQLREHCQRLEKMLVMIHEPLLVTSRKSQAD